In one window of Arachis ipaensis cultivar K30076 chromosome B06, Araip1.1, whole genome shotgun sequence DNA:
- the LOC107646620 gene encoding uncharacterized protein LOC107646620 — protein MRYNGKHTCTVGTISQDHAKLDSDTIADVIRPLVESDPSIKVKSVIAEVQSRFNYTVSYRKAWLAKQKAVAKVFGDWKVSYQTLPVWLKAMTVKMPRSRVQIKTLPVYRETEEVQGVRVLHHIFWSFYLCIVAFRHCKPLVQVDGMHLYGKYKGALLVAVAQDGNQNIVPIAFAIVEGETTDAWEFFLTNLRRYVVTIDGVGIISDRHTSIDAAIARSNGAWSPPRAWHMYCIRHIGSNFLRRFKAPYLHKLVVNTCISTRYYGSIHSKFVTSAYD, from the coding sequence ATGAGATACAATGGCAAGCACACGTGCACCGTGGGAACGATAtcacaagatcatgccaagttggactcGGACACAATTGCAGATGTCATTAGGCCGTTGGTCGAATCAGACCCCTCGATAAAGGTGAAGTCTGTAATTGCAGAAGTTCAATCCAGGTTCAACTACACTGTCAGTTACcgcaaggcttggttggcaaagcagaaagctgtTGCCAAGGTTTTCGGTGATTGGAAAGTTTCTTACCAGACCCTGCCAGTATGGTTGAAAGCAATGACGGTTAAAATGCCAAGGTCTCGTGTTCAAATCAAAACGCTCCCCGTTTACCGTGAGACTGAGGAGGTTCAAGGTGTAAGAGTTCTGCATCACATTTTTTGGAGCTTCTATCTGTGTATTGTAGCATTTAGACACTGCAAGCCGCTGGTGCAAGTTGATGGCATGCACCTGTATGGAAAATATAAAGGTGCACTTCTGGTAGCGGTTGCACAAGACGGGAATCAAAACATTGTGCCTATTGCTTTTGCCATAGTTGAGGGTGAGACGACAGATGCATGGGAGTTTTTCCTAACGAATTTGCGGAGATATGTTGTTACCATTGATGGGGTGGGTATTATTTCTGACCGCCATACCTCTATCGACGCTGCAATAGCTCGCAGTAACGGTGCATGGTCACCACCAAGGGCGTGGCACATGTACTGCATTAGGCACATCGGCTCCAACTTCTTAAGGAGGTTCAAGGCTCCATATTTGCATAAACTCGTGGTGAACACATGTATATCAACTCGCTATTATGGTTCTATTCATAGTAAATTTGTGACATCTGCTTATGACTAA
- the LOC107646101 gene encoding ras-related protein RABA3, producing the protein MNQEMNGIEGERARENNDNNNVNVPERIDYVFKVVVIGDSAVGKTQILSRFAKNEFCFDSKSTIGVEFQTRTVTIGGKLIKAQIWDTAGQERYRAVTSAYYRGALGAMVVYDITKRQTFDHVARWIEELRAHADTSIVIMLIGNKGDLVEKRAVRTEDAVEFAEEQGLFFSETSALSGENVESAFFKLLQHIHFVVSKKSLQSANNAINNAVTLKGSKIDVISGNDLESEITEIKKVSSCSC; encoded by the exons ATGAACCAGGAAATGAATGGGATTGAGGGTGAGAGAGCAAGGGAGAATAATGATAACAATAATGTGAATGTGCCAGAGAGAATAGATTATGTGTTCAAGGTGGTTGTGATTGGAGACTCAGCAGTGGGGAAGACTCAAATACTGTCTAGGTTTGCAAAGAATGAGTTCTGCTTTGACTCAAAGTCCACCATCGGCGTTGAGTTCCAGACCAGGACTGTCACCATTGGTGGCAAACTCATCAAGGCACAGATCTGGGACACTGCTGGCCAAGAAAG GTACAGGGCAGTGACAAGTGCGTACTACAGAGGAGCATTAGGGGCAATGGTGGTGTACGACATAACAAAGAGGCAGACATTTGATCACGTGGCGAGGTGGATAGAGGAGCTGAGGGCGCATGCAGACACTTCCATAGTCATAATGCTAATTGGGAACAAGGGTGACCTTGTGGAGAAGAGAGCAGTGCGGACGGAGGATGCGGTGGAGTTTGCGGAGGAACAGGGGCTCTTCTTCTCGGAGACTTCAGCTCTCAGCGGTGAGAATGTGGAGAGTGCCTTCTTCAAGTTGCTTCAACACATCCATTTCGTGGTCTCTAAGAAGTCCTTGCAATCTGCCAACAATGCCATTAATAATGCTGTCACTCTTAAGGGATCAAAGATTGATGTAATCTCTGGTAATGACTTAGAGTCAGAGATTACTGAGATTAAGAAAGTCtcttcatgctcttgttga